The Oryzias latipes chromosome 8, ASM223467v1 genomic interval TGCTAAacttaaaaacattgaaaaaactaaataaattgcTTTCAAGTGTGACATCATACAACTGCACAGTTAggtaaaaagcaaaaagcaacCCGACATCCTGCCACAAAGTAAGGacagtgtattttattttattattcaatGTAATATCTCACACAATTGGGAATGAACTAAACCATTTTTAGTAAACAAACTTGCTCCTTTGATGTCAGTGGGAGTTTTAAAGTGTTTCTCCTGATCCTGGTCTCTCTACATGGATAGACAAGGAAGCAGCTGCTGGGTCATCAAGGAGCCAGAACAATTCCCCCTTTGTTGGGGCAACACGAGCAGCTGGATAAACAGAACCTTCTCTACCCTCCAGGACCTCCTGCAAAACAAGGTGGGGCATTACAATAGGGACTGCATTAACAAATAACATGATTGCATGAATTTTAAATCTAATCGGTATTTAAACCACGAGTTGTGTTCCTTACaacttcatttatttaaattaaataaaaacacatttgctgataaagttgaaatatttgttcttgttcttttcAAGAGTTTCATTTACTAGCCCTCTTTAATAGGGGATATGTTgtgaaaaaagctaaaaaaaaaaagtccttcatTATGATGACCACAAGAGGATGACTCTTAGCTAAACTAAAATAGTTGTCTTTATAGTGTGGCTACATTGCAACCAACCAACACAACAAATACATATCTGAAGTCAGATTCACTACCTGCTTCCAACAACTGTTTTAGGAAAGACATATGATGATTCAATATAGTTACAAACTTTCCACGTTTTAAAATACTTCAATTACCAATTATCTTTTGACTATTACCTTCAAAACTTGTGCTTTGCTGCCTCCTGTTGATACAAAAGACACACAGCGTGCAGCGTTCACCACTGGAAAAGTCATTGTGACACGTTGAGGGGGTGGTTTGGGGGAGTCACTGATGGGGGCCACTATCTTCTTGTTCTCCTGAGTAATGTGTTTAATCCAAAACATTTATATTATTCTCCAAAATATGTCTACACAACAGGTGTAgctctaaaatgtttttctcaacATGAAACAAAGTAGCTGAACAACAAGAATGCTACGATGTATccatttagccattttttaaaatcacttttACGGTTCTCACTTTACATCTGCTGTGAACAGCTCTCACCTCCAAAAGAGGGTGGTCTGGAAAAAGGGAACATGTGTGTCCATCAGGTCCCATCCCCAGGAGTAACAGGTCAAATACAGGAAACTCGTCATCTGGAAAGGCCTGTGGTTTTCAATATAGCAGTAATAAAGtaataattatgattatgacacTGAAATCTAAACATATGAGACTAATTTGTACCTTTTTCAGTTTACGAGTGTAATCCTCAGCACAGTCTTGCACAGACAGAGACGAGTCAATGGTTAAGACTGCATTGTCAGGGAT includes:
- the pgls gene encoding 6-phosphogluconolactonase produces the protein MAGRRVVVFPSAAELGPVLASLVASRAEKAISSRGRFTLGLSGGSLVNILSKELPALPELDCSKWVVGFCDERLVSFDDPESTYGLYKSQLFSKVNIPDNAVLTIDSSLSVQDCAEDYTRKLKKAFPDDEFPVFDLLLLGMGPDGHTCSLFPDHPLLEENKKIVAPISDSPKPPPQRVTMTFPVVNAARCVSFVSTGGSKAQVLKEVLEGREGSVYPAARVAPTKGELFWLLDDPAAASLSIHVERPGSGETL